A DNA window from Helianthus annuus cultivar XRQ/B chromosome 15, HanXRQr2.0-SUNRISE, whole genome shotgun sequence contains the following coding sequences:
- the LOC118487470 gene encoding glutathione S-transferase T3-like: protein MALARAWTNTSTCPIVGNNQKSDSFWKEVCNKFHALMQKEPYRRVNSIGSKYREMNKKISAFCGYYNNAHSNRPSGASDETVFAKAMSKYHTKEGSAFTYVGAWDIFKNCPKWAPVPNEVVRAKRSKTFESMEHSAGDSDVRCHININDEPKFDDEVTEILELKRPNGRDKAKKEAAAKKKEVLTKNESPSETKVDKLMSKITEFNEILAARLKLKEKEMQEAADREDFKLMATNIDSLPEKDKEVLQKMKAKIAQNGVFKLWRYHFLYFLVYVFNLCLHHFYIF, encoded by the exons ATGGCGTTGGCAAGGGCATGGACCAATACGTCTACGTGTCCGATCGTAG GTAATAATCAAAAGTCTGATAGTTTTTGGAAGGAGGTTTGCAACAAATTTCATGCTTTGATGCAAAAAGAACCGTACCGAAGAGTGAACTCAATAGGCTCAAAGTATCGAGAGATGAATAAGAAGATATCGGCGTTTTGTGGTTATTACAACAATGCTCATTCGAATCGGCCAAGTGGGGCAAGTGATGAAACGGTTTTTGCCAAAGCTATGTCAAAATACCATACGAAAGAAGGTAGTGCATTCACATACGTAGGGGCTTGGGATATCTTTAAAAATTGTCCCAAGTGGGCGCCGGTTCCTAACGAGGTGGTAAGGGCAAAAAGGTCTAAAACATTTGAGTCGATGGAGCATAGTGCCGGTGATTCGGATGTGCGTTGCCATATTAATATTAATGACGAACCCAAGTTTGATGATGAAGTGACAGAGATTCTGGAATTGAAGCGCCCAAACGGTAGAGACAAAGCAAAAAAGGAAGCGGCGGCCAAAAAGAAAGAGGTGTTGACAAAAAATGAATCTCCGAGTGAAACGAAGGTGGATAAGTTGATGAGCAAGATCACCGAATTTAACGAAATACTAGCGGCGAGACttaagttgaaagaaaaagaaatgcAAGAAGCGGCCGATCGTGAAGACTTTAAGCTAATGGCGACAAACATCGACTCGCTCCCAGAAAAAGATAAAGAAGTGTTGCAAAAAATGAAGGCGAAAATTGCTCAAAATGGGGTCTTTAAATTATGGcgttatcattttttatattttctagttTACGTCTTTAATTTATGTCTCCatcatttttatattttctag